The following are from one region of the Osmia bicornis bicornis chromosome 8, iOsmBic2.1, whole genome shotgun sequence genome:
- the LOC114875270 gene encoding RNA-binding protein 4.1-like isoform X1 has product MYNHKMVSSNQPRKTKIFVGRLPENCRNDELRALFLRFGEVTECDVMNRYGFVHMAREEDAAAAIKALHNSNFKGATINVEQSTGKSRGGGGGRRDGDRRGGPMRGGRGGRDGGRDARPGPYNDRRVLPIQLVGYDGSAAGGVATGYTDYNRGAGDFSGRGADFGTGYTDRGAYGQNVGSAAMGYTSTAPGMGGGYGPATGAVGGYGPTGTADYGRTDYSRAADFGARTDYVVGGGMTGDFSRGAPGPMDYGRTDNFGANRTVDYTARNDYDRTATGPMRNGGGAVATTGYGTGYTDVGYDESHWPMSTGPSYSTGAPSYSTGPGPQADMFSRRPGSAVPSGGYPPVGGGYTEGYDRPDAYGPPRSGGRFPGPADAMPPRY; this is encoded by the exons ATGTATAATCAT aaaatgGTTTCATCTAATCAACCG agaaaaacaaaaatatttgtgGGTCGGTTACCAGAAAATTGTCGCAACGATGAGTTGCGAGCATTATTTTTACGTTTTGGTGAGGTAACTGAGTGCGATGTCATGAATCGGTATGGGTTTGTCCACATGGCGCGTGAGGAAGATGCGGCTGCAGCGATCAAAGCTCTTCACAATTCCAACTTCAAAGGGGCGACAATCAATGTGGAACAGTCTACCGGCAAATCAcgtggaggaggaggaggacgCAGGGATGGCGACAGAAGAGGTGGACCAATGAGAGGTGGTAGAGGAGGACGAGACGGTGGTAGAGACGCTCGTCCTGGACCTTACAATGATAGAAGAG TTCTTCCGATCCAACTCGTTGGTTACGATGGATCTGCTGCAGGTGGCGTCGCAACCGGGTACACCGATTACAATCGTGGCGCTGGAGACTTTAGTGGACGTGGGGCTGACTTCGGGACCGGATACACCGACCGTGGAGCGTACGGACAAAACGTGGGTAGCGCGGCGATGGGCTACACTTCAACAGCGCCTGGAATGGGAGGAGGATACGGACCAGCGACCGGAGCAGTTGGAGGATACGGACCTACCGGGACAGCTGACTACGGCCGAACAGACTATAGCCGCGCTGCAGATTTTGGAGCTAGAACAGATTatg TTGTTGGAGGTGGAATGACTGGGGATTTTAGTCGTGGCGCACCAGGTCCAATGGATTATGGACGTACTGATAACTTTGGTGCAAATCGCACTGTTGATTATACAGCTAGAAATGATTATGATCGAACTGCAACAGGACCTATGAGAAATGGTGGTGGTGCGGTTGCCACTACTGGGTATGGCACAGGGTACACAGATGTAGGATATGATGAAAGCCACTG GCCAATGAGTACAGGACCCAGCTACAGCACTGGGGCACCTAGTTACAGTACTGGTCCAGGACCACAAGCAGATATGTTTAGTAGAAGACCAGGCAGTGCTGTTCCCAGTGGTGGATATCCTCCTGTTGGTGGAGG TTATACCGAAGGATACGACAGACCAGACGCATATGGTCCTCCGCGTAGTGGTGGACG CTTCCCAGGTCCGGCAGACGCGATGCCACCGAGGTACTAA
- the LOC114875270 gene encoding RNA-binding protein 4.1-like isoform X3, which yields MYNHKMVSSNQPRKTKIFVGRLPENCRNDELRALFLRFGEVTECDVMNRYGFVHMAREEDAAAAIKALHNSNFKGATINVEQSTGKSRGGGGGRRDGDRRGGPMRGGRGGRDGGRDARPGPYNDRRVLPIQLVGYDGSAAGGVATGYTDYNRGAGDFSGRGADFGTGYTDRGAYGQNVGSAAMGYTSTAPGMGGGYGPATGAVGGYGPTGTADYGRTDYSRAADFGARTDYVVGGGMTGDFSRGAPGPMDYGRTDNFGANRTVDYTARNDYDRTATGPMRNGGGAVATTGYGTGYTDVGYDESHWPMSTGPSYSTGAPSYSTGPGPQADMFSRRPGSAVPSGGYPPVGGGYTEGYDRPDAYGPPRSGGRLQAG from the exons ATGTATAATCAT aaaatgGTTTCATCTAATCAACCG agaaaaacaaaaatatttgtgGGTCGGTTACCAGAAAATTGTCGCAACGATGAGTTGCGAGCATTATTTTTACGTTTTGGTGAGGTAACTGAGTGCGATGTCATGAATCGGTATGGGTTTGTCCACATGGCGCGTGAGGAAGATGCGGCTGCAGCGATCAAAGCTCTTCACAATTCCAACTTCAAAGGGGCGACAATCAATGTGGAACAGTCTACCGGCAAATCAcgtggaggaggaggaggacgCAGGGATGGCGACAGAAGAGGTGGACCAATGAGAGGTGGTAGAGGAGGACGAGACGGTGGTAGAGACGCTCGTCCTGGACCTTACAATGATAGAAGAG TTCTTCCGATCCAACTCGTTGGTTACGATGGATCTGCTGCAGGTGGCGTCGCAACCGGGTACACCGATTACAATCGTGGCGCTGGAGACTTTAGTGGACGTGGGGCTGACTTCGGGACCGGATACACCGACCGTGGAGCGTACGGACAAAACGTGGGTAGCGCGGCGATGGGCTACACTTCAACAGCGCCTGGAATGGGAGGAGGATACGGACCAGCGACCGGAGCAGTTGGAGGATACGGACCTACCGGGACAGCTGACTACGGCCGAACAGACTATAGCCGCGCTGCAGATTTTGGAGCTAGAACAGATTatg TTGTTGGAGGTGGAATGACTGGGGATTTTAGTCGTGGCGCACCAGGTCCAATGGATTATGGACGTACTGATAACTTTGGTGCAAATCGCACTGTTGATTATACAGCTAGAAATGATTATGATCGAACTGCAACAGGACCTATGAGAAATGGTGGTGGTGCGGTTGCCACTACTGGGTATGGCACAGGGTACACAGATGTAGGATATGATGAAAGCCACTG GCCAATGAGTACAGGACCCAGCTACAGCACTGGGGCACCTAGTTACAGTACTGGTCCAGGACCACAAGCAGATATGTTTAGTAGAAGACCAGGCAGTGCTGTTCCCAGTGGTGGATATCCTCCTGTTGGTGGAGG TTATACCGAAGGATACGACAGACCAGACGCATATGGTCCTCCGCGTAGTGGTGGACG
- the LOC114875270 gene encoding RNA-binding protein 4-like isoform X6 gives MYNHKMVSSNQPRKTKIFVGRLPENCRNDELRALFLRFGEVTECDVMNRYGFVHMAREEDAAAAIKALHNSNFKGATINVEQSTGKSRGGGGGRRDGDRRGGPMRGGVATGYTDYNRGAGDFSGRGADFGTGYTDRGAYGQNVGSAAMGYTSTAPGMGGGYGPATGAVGGYGPTGTADYGRTDYSRAADFGARTDYVVGGGMTGDFSRGAPGPMDYGRTDNFGANRTVDYTARNDYDRTATGPMRNGGGAVATTGYGTGYTDVGYDESHWPMSTGPSYSTGAPSYSTGPGPQADMFSRRPGSAVPSGGYPPVGGGYTEGYDRPDAYGPPRSGGRFPGPADAMPPRY, from the exons ATGTATAATCAT aaaatgGTTTCATCTAATCAACCG agaaaaacaaaaatatttgtgGGTCGGTTACCAGAAAATTGTCGCAACGATGAGTTGCGAGCATTATTTTTACGTTTTGGTGAGGTAACTGAGTGCGATGTCATGAATCGGTATGGGTTTGTCCACATGGCGCGTGAGGAAGATGCGGCTGCAGCGATCAAAGCTCTTCACAATTCCAACTTCAAAGGGGCGACAATCAATGTGGAACAGTCTACCGGCAAATCAcgtggaggaggaggaggacgCAGGGATGGCGACAGAAGAGGTGGACCAATGAGAG GTGGCGTCGCAACCGGGTACACCGATTACAATCGTGGCGCTGGAGACTTTAGTGGACGTGGGGCTGACTTCGGGACCGGATACACCGACCGTGGAGCGTACGGACAAAACGTGGGTAGCGCGGCGATGGGCTACACTTCAACAGCGCCTGGAATGGGAGGAGGATACGGACCAGCGACCGGAGCAGTTGGAGGATACGGACCTACCGGGACAGCTGACTACGGCCGAACAGACTATAGCCGCGCTGCAGATTTTGGAGCTAGAACAGATTatg TTGTTGGAGGTGGAATGACTGGGGATTTTAGTCGTGGCGCACCAGGTCCAATGGATTATGGACGTACTGATAACTTTGGTGCAAATCGCACTGTTGATTATACAGCTAGAAATGATTATGATCGAACTGCAACAGGACCTATGAGAAATGGTGGTGGTGCGGTTGCCACTACTGGGTATGGCACAGGGTACACAGATGTAGGATATGATGAAAGCCACTG GCCAATGAGTACAGGACCCAGCTACAGCACTGGGGCACCTAGTTACAGTACTGGTCCAGGACCACAAGCAGATATGTTTAGTAGAAGACCAGGCAGTGCTGTTCCCAGTGGTGGATATCCTCCTGTTGGTGGAGG TTATACCGAAGGATACGACAGACCAGACGCATATGGTCCTCCGCGTAGTGGTGGACG CTTCCCAGGTCCGGCAGACGCGATGCCACCGAGGTACTAA
- the LOC114875270 gene encoding RNA-binding protein 4.1-like isoform X5: MYNHKMVSSNQPRKTKIFVGRLPENCRNDELRALFLRFGEVTECDVMNRYGFVHMAREEDAAAAIKALHNSNFKGATINVEQSTGKSRGGGGGRRDGDRRGGPMRVLPIQLVGYDGSAAGGVATGYTDYNRGAGDFSGRGADFGTGYTDRGAYGQNVGSAAMGYTSTAPGMGGGYGPATGAVGGYGPTGTADYGRTDYSRAADFGARTDYVVGGGMTGDFSRGAPGPMDYGRTDNFGANRTVDYTARNDYDRTATGPMRNGGGAVATTGYGTGYTDVGYDESHWPMSTGPSYSTGAPSYSTGPGPQADMFSRRPGSAVPSGGYPPVGGGYTEGYDRPDAYGPPRSGGRFPGPADAMPPRY; encoded by the exons ATGTATAATCAT aaaatgGTTTCATCTAATCAACCG agaaaaacaaaaatatttgtgGGTCGGTTACCAGAAAATTGTCGCAACGATGAGTTGCGAGCATTATTTTTACGTTTTGGTGAGGTAACTGAGTGCGATGTCATGAATCGGTATGGGTTTGTCCACATGGCGCGTGAGGAAGATGCGGCTGCAGCGATCAAAGCTCTTCACAATTCCAACTTCAAAGGGGCGACAATCAATGTGGAACAGTCTACCGGCAAATCAcgtggaggaggaggaggacgCAGGGATGGCGACAGAAGAGGTGGACCAATGAGAG TTCTTCCGATCCAACTCGTTGGTTACGATGGATCTGCTGCAGGTGGCGTCGCAACCGGGTACACCGATTACAATCGTGGCGCTGGAGACTTTAGTGGACGTGGGGCTGACTTCGGGACCGGATACACCGACCGTGGAGCGTACGGACAAAACGTGGGTAGCGCGGCGATGGGCTACACTTCAACAGCGCCTGGAATGGGAGGAGGATACGGACCAGCGACCGGAGCAGTTGGAGGATACGGACCTACCGGGACAGCTGACTACGGCCGAACAGACTATAGCCGCGCTGCAGATTTTGGAGCTAGAACAGATTatg TTGTTGGAGGTGGAATGACTGGGGATTTTAGTCGTGGCGCACCAGGTCCAATGGATTATGGACGTACTGATAACTTTGGTGCAAATCGCACTGTTGATTATACAGCTAGAAATGATTATGATCGAACTGCAACAGGACCTATGAGAAATGGTGGTGGTGCGGTTGCCACTACTGGGTATGGCACAGGGTACACAGATGTAGGATATGATGAAAGCCACTG GCCAATGAGTACAGGACCCAGCTACAGCACTGGGGCACCTAGTTACAGTACTGGTCCAGGACCACAAGCAGATATGTTTAGTAGAAGACCAGGCAGTGCTGTTCCCAGTGGTGGATATCCTCCTGTTGGTGGAGG TTATACCGAAGGATACGACAGACCAGACGCATATGGTCCTCCGCGTAGTGGTGGACG CTTCCCAGGTCCGGCAGACGCGATGCCACCGAGGTACTAA
- the LOC114875270 gene encoding RNA-binding protein 4.1-like isoform X4, which yields MYNHKMVSSNQPRKTKIFVGRLPENCRNDELRALFLRFGEVTECDVMNRYGFVHMAREEDAAAAIKALHNSNFKGATINVEQSTGKSRGGGGGRRDGDRRGGPMRGGRGGRDGGRDARPGPYNDRRGGVATGYTDYNRGAGDFSGRGADFGTGYTDRGAYGQNVGSAAMGYTSTAPGMGGGYGPATGAVGGYGPTGTADYGRTDYSRAADFGARTDYVVGGGMTGDFSRGAPGPMDYGRTDNFGANRTVDYTARNDYDRTATGPMRNGGGAVATTGYGTGYTDVGYDESHWPMSTGPSYSTGAPSYSTGPGPQADMFSRRPGSAVPSGGYPPVGGGYTEGYDRPDAYGPPRSGGRFPGPADAMPPRY from the exons ATGTATAATCAT aaaatgGTTTCATCTAATCAACCG agaaaaacaaaaatatttgtgGGTCGGTTACCAGAAAATTGTCGCAACGATGAGTTGCGAGCATTATTTTTACGTTTTGGTGAGGTAACTGAGTGCGATGTCATGAATCGGTATGGGTTTGTCCACATGGCGCGTGAGGAAGATGCGGCTGCAGCGATCAAAGCTCTTCACAATTCCAACTTCAAAGGGGCGACAATCAATGTGGAACAGTCTACCGGCAAATCAcgtggaggaggaggaggacgCAGGGATGGCGACAGAAGAGGTGGACCAATGAGAGGTGGTAGAGGAGGACGAGACGGTGGTAGAGACGCTCGTCCTGGACCTTACAATGATAGAAGAG GTGGCGTCGCAACCGGGTACACCGATTACAATCGTGGCGCTGGAGACTTTAGTGGACGTGGGGCTGACTTCGGGACCGGATACACCGACCGTGGAGCGTACGGACAAAACGTGGGTAGCGCGGCGATGGGCTACACTTCAACAGCGCCTGGAATGGGAGGAGGATACGGACCAGCGACCGGAGCAGTTGGAGGATACGGACCTACCGGGACAGCTGACTACGGCCGAACAGACTATAGCCGCGCTGCAGATTTTGGAGCTAGAACAGATTatg TTGTTGGAGGTGGAATGACTGGGGATTTTAGTCGTGGCGCACCAGGTCCAATGGATTATGGACGTACTGATAACTTTGGTGCAAATCGCACTGTTGATTATACAGCTAGAAATGATTATGATCGAACTGCAACAGGACCTATGAGAAATGGTGGTGGTGCGGTTGCCACTACTGGGTATGGCACAGGGTACACAGATGTAGGATATGATGAAAGCCACTG GCCAATGAGTACAGGACCCAGCTACAGCACTGGGGCACCTAGTTACAGTACTGGTCCAGGACCACAAGCAGATATGTTTAGTAGAAGACCAGGCAGTGCTGTTCCCAGTGGTGGATATCCTCCTGTTGGTGGAGG TTATACCGAAGGATACGACAGACCAGACGCATATGGTCCTCCGCGTAGTGGTGGACG CTTCCCAGGTCCGGCAGACGCGATGCCACCGAGGTACTAA
- the LOC114875270 gene encoding RNA-binding protein 4.1-like isoform X2 has protein sequence MVSSNQPRKTKIFVGRLPENCRNDELRALFLRFGEVTECDVMNRYGFVHMAREEDAAAAIKALHNSNFKGATINVEQSTGKSRGGGGGRRDGDRRGGPMRGGRGGRDGGRDARPGPYNDRRVLPIQLVGYDGSAAGGVATGYTDYNRGAGDFSGRGADFGTGYTDRGAYGQNVGSAAMGYTSTAPGMGGGYGPATGAVGGYGPTGTADYGRTDYSRAADFGARTDYVVGGGMTGDFSRGAPGPMDYGRTDNFGANRTVDYTARNDYDRTATGPMRNGGGAVATTGYGTGYTDVGYDESHWPMSTGPSYSTGAPSYSTGPGPQADMFSRRPGSAVPSGGYPPVGGGYTEGYDRPDAYGPPRSGGRFPGPADAMPPRY, from the exons atgGTTTCATCTAATCAACCG agaaaaacaaaaatatttgtgGGTCGGTTACCAGAAAATTGTCGCAACGATGAGTTGCGAGCATTATTTTTACGTTTTGGTGAGGTAACTGAGTGCGATGTCATGAATCGGTATGGGTTTGTCCACATGGCGCGTGAGGAAGATGCGGCTGCAGCGATCAAAGCTCTTCACAATTCCAACTTCAAAGGGGCGACAATCAATGTGGAACAGTCTACCGGCAAATCAcgtggaggaggaggaggacgCAGGGATGGCGACAGAAGAGGTGGACCAATGAGAGGTGGTAGAGGAGGACGAGACGGTGGTAGAGACGCTCGTCCTGGACCTTACAATGATAGAAGAG TTCTTCCGATCCAACTCGTTGGTTACGATGGATCTGCTGCAGGTGGCGTCGCAACCGGGTACACCGATTACAATCGTGGCGCTGGAGACTTTAGTGGACGTGGGGCTGACTTCGGGACCGGATACACCGACCGTGGAGCGTACGGACAAAACGTGGGTAGCGCGGCGATGGGCTACACTTCAACAGCGCCTGGAATGGGAGGAGGATACGGACCAGCGACCGGAGCAGTTGGAGGATACGGACCTACCGGGACAGCTGACTACGGCCGAACAGACTATAGCCGCGCTGCAGATTTTGGAGCTAGAACAGATTatg TTGTTGGAGGTGGAATGACTGGGGATTTTAGTCGTGGCGCACCAGGTCCAATGGATTATGGACGTACTGATAACTTTGGTGCAAATCGCACTGTTGATTATACAGCTAGAAATGATTATGATCGAACTGCAACAGGACCTATGAGAAATGGTGGTGGTGCGGTTGCCACTACTGGGTATGGCACAGGGTACACAGATGTAGGATATGATGAAAGCCACTG GCCAATGAGTACAGGACCCAGCTACAGCACTGGGGCACCTAGTTACAGTACTGGTCCAGGACCACAAGCAGATATGTTTAGTAGAAGACCAGGCAGTGCTGTTCCCAGTGGTGGATATCCTCCTGTTGGTGGAGG TTATACCGAAGGATACGACAGACCAGACGCATATGGTCCTCCGCGTAGTGGTGGACG CTTCCCAGGTCCGGCAGACGCGATGCCACCGAGGTACTAA